From Granulicella sp. WH15, the proteins below share one genomic window:
- a CDS encoding type II toxin-antitoxin system RelE/ParE family toxin, with amino-acid sequence MPPTERNRLATISWEGDSWKVLKSWPKAIQWDFGNSLREMQNGRPAKLNVRPMQSIGAGVFELKDSDEKTWYRMVYLARIEDTIYVLDCFEKDTAKTERKDLNTATSRLSQVKQRILEERKREKRKQ; translated from the coding sequence AACGAAACCGCTTGGCTACGATCTCCTGGGAGGGCGACTCGTGGAAGGTCCTCAAGTCATGGCCGAAGGCGATCCAATGGGATTTCGGCAACTCGTTACGCGAGATGCAGAACGGGCGGCCAGCGAAATTAAATGTTCGGCCTATGCAGTCCATCGGTGCAGGCGTGTTCGAGCTGAAAGACTCCGACGAAAAGACCTGGTATCGGATGGTGTATTTAGCCCGCATCGAAGACACGATCTACGTGCTGGACTGCTTTGAAAAAGACACTGCCAAAACCGAGCGCAAGGATTTGAATACCGCTACGAGCCGGTTGTCGCAGGTGAAGCAAAGGATTCTGGAGGAACGGAAACGT